CGGCACCAGGCCGACATGCGGCGCGTGCAGGGCTGCGGTATGAATCACCGCATCCACCCCCTGCACGGCGCGCTCCAGCGCCTGGCGGTGGGTGATATCGGCAATGATGCGGGTGGTGTTGAACGGGCTGCGGTCCAACCCCACCACGTCATGCTCGGCAGCCAGCGCACCGAAAATCGCGCGACCGATCCGCCCGGAACTTCCGGTCAACAGGATCTTCATTGAATCCATTCACTCGACATCGCCCGGGAGCTACCGGGATGACCTGATTCTAGGCATGCGCGCCCGCGCGGCGATAGCCTGTTCACGTGCGTGGCGTGATGGCGCAGCGTCAACCGCCTGCATGGCCCACGTGAAAGCTGCCGTGGCGATGTCCACCTGCCATTAGCCCGGCCTGTGCAGCATGGAACCGGTCGTCGAAGCTGGCGGCGTCCCTTCCGCACAGGAGACACAGCATGGCCACTGCACCCCACGGCACACAGAACCGCGGTTTTGCCTCGATGGATGAAGATAAACAACGTGCGATCGCTGCCAAGGGCGGGCGCGCCGCGCACGCGTCCGGCAACGCCCATGAATTCAACTCAGCCGAGGCACGCGTGGCGGGTCGCAAGGGCGGCGTGGCAATCAGCCGCAACCGCCAGCACATGGCGGCCATCGGCCGCGAGGGCGGCCATGCACGGCATGCCAATGCGCAGCGGCAGCGGCAGCAGGAGCAACAGACGCCTGCCGCATCGACCTGGCCGCGCTCCACACCCGGGCAGCAGAGCTGACAGTGCCCGGCCTCACCCGCACCAGCGATGGCAGATCATCGGCCTCTCATCACGGCGCGGCGCATGACCCACGGGTGGGGCAATGCATGTCCAGCGGCGGGGCCACCTTTTCCCGGCAAGCCTCGTCAGGGCAACTGGCACGCAATGCATCCACCCCGGCTGGCGATGGCTGGCCGCTTGCTGCGCGTGCCAGTTGCACTTTGAACGGATGTCTTTCCAGCAGCCAGGGCTGCCGGCGCTTTACCAGCTGCAACGATTCATCTGCCCGGTCGCTCACGTAGAGGGTGCCGCCCGTCACGTCCATCGGCGCGCTGCGCCACGTGGCATTGATTTCACCGATGTAAGTAACCTGGCCGGGGACCACAGTGAACGACACGGACGCCGGCTCGGCATGAATCTCCTGTCTGACCATGGGGTTCTCGAACAGGACGCCCGGGTAATAGCGGCCCTGTTTCATCGGTACAGCCATCAGCCCACCACGGCACGCGAACTCGATGACGTGGCCACCCTGCACGGGCGCGGTGCCGCTGGCATGCACCATCAGGATATTGACCCCACGGCCACAGTGGGTGGAAACCAGCACCACGCCCTGGTCCGGCGCGAGCACCGAATCCGGTTTCACATACGCCACCTTGCAGCCCGTCAGCGCCAGCAACAGCACGCCACCCACGCATGACATCCTTTTCATGCATTTCGCCCCAGGGGTTCGTGCGCGCATCCTAGCGCGACCGCAGTCAGGCCGCCACGGCCTGCGGGAGCAGGCTCCGGGGAAACAAAAAGGCCCCGCTCGCAGCGGGGCCCGTCGCACGGCCTGGGCCATGCGGCTGCAGCGATCAGGCCGCCTTCATCGCATGCTTGCGGTCGCGCATCACGCGGTGGCAGTCCTGCACTTCCGGCAGCCATGCGGTCACTTCCTGGCGCACGGCCGGCGGCAGATCGTTGTCATTCAGCACATCCTTGAAGGCCGCCAGCAGGCGATCTTCCGATTCTTCCAGCTCGGCCACATAGCCATAGTTGGTATCGCCGAAGGCGGCGCGCACCTTGCCGTAGAACTGCTGCATGGAACCGACCATCGTGCCGTGCTCGGCCGGCTTGCCGCCGGTGGCTGCAACGGCGCTGCTCAGCGAGGACACGATGCGTGCCTTGACGCCCGCAATGCGCACGAACAGGGCCGACAGCTCGGTGTCCTTCACCTTGGTCGCGGCTTCTTCGTAGAACGACTTGCCGTCGCGGGCGATCTCGATCAGGTCGTTGAGGCGGTGTTCGATGGTGGACTGGGTGCTCATGGTGGTTCTCCTTGATCGGGTCTGCGGGATGAGGGCAGCGGTGTGTCCGTTGCCTGCAGGACCAGAGTGGAGGAGTGCATGTGGGGCGCGGGTGAGCAGCGATTGATGTGGAAATCACGGCGTGGAATAGCACCTGACTGTTCACGCAGCGTTGCGCAGCGTTCACGCCAAGACAATGTTTCTCGACTGCCAACCGTGTTCAACGCCGTGCGTGGGCAGAGGCGAATTTCGACAATGAAGACTGCTCAATCGGCAGATCGCTCGCCATGCACCACTCCACGAAATCGGCTACTGGGACCGTCACCCGGAGGGGATCTGCCCCGTTGACTCTCGCTATCCACATGTGCCGTTCAACATCCCTCTCCCACGCAGCAAACGTCTCGTGCCATTCCCGCTGAGGAAGGAGCGCTTTGAACACTTCATACTCCTCTTCAAGGAAGGAGGCGTAAGAGAGGCGAGGTGCGGAATCGAGGACGGGAGGAAGCGGCACCAAGGCCGGACGACGGATTTTCATGTGCCGAGGCTTGCAGTGGACTGCCTGCAGTATCGGCGCACGACCTCCTGGCCCGTCAATGGGCTGAAGAGGCGGTGTCGATTTCCCCGCCTGTCATTCGTCGGAACGGGAAAGGCAGGCCCTTCGCCTGCAGGAGCACCGCCATGCACCCGACCATCACCGCTTTCGCCACCTCCCCGACCGTGGCCAGGGCCTGGCCCGCGACATGCGCGTGCGCTGGGCTCTGGAAGAACTGGGCATCGCCTACGACGTGCAGCTGCTCACCTTCGCCGAGATGAAGGAGCCTGCACACCGCGCGCGGCATCCGTTCGGGCAGATTCCTACCTACGAGGAAGGCGATCTGCGGCTGTTTGAATCGGGCGCGATCATTCTGCACCTGGCCGAGCAACACCCCGGCCTGCTGCCCAGCGACGCGACGGGGCGTATGCACGCCATCATGTGGATGTTCGCCGCCTTGAATACCGTGGAGCCGCCCATCGTCGAACGCTCCATGGCCTGGGTGCTGGAACGCGAACAGCCCTGGTACGCGCAGCGGCTGGTGATGCTGGATGAGCGCGTGCGGCGGCGGCTGGATGAATTGTCAGCGCGACTGGGCGACGGCCCGTGGCTGGACGGCGCGTTCAGTGCCGGCGACCTGCTGATGGTGTCGGTGCTGCTGCGCCTGAAGAGCAGCGGCATCGTCGATGACTTCCCGTTGCTGGCCACCTACGTGGCACGCGCGACGGCGCGGCCGGCCTACCAGCGCGCGTTTGCCGCGCAGCTGGCGGTGTACCAGAATGCGTAGCAACGCGGCGGACATGAAGGCATGCCGCAGTCACGCACGGATCAAGTGCGGCGGCAGGCCGCCTGCACCAGCATCATCAGCGCCACAAGCATCAGCATCGCACCGCCTGACAGCAGCCAGGGATCGATGTACCACTGCTCATTCAAGCTGAAGCTGCCGGCGGAAATGCGCTTCCAGCCATTGAAGTGCTGCATGGCCGCGACCACGAACGCAAAACCGCCCGAGGTGTAGGCCAGCCACGGCACCACGATGCCGCCGGGCCGCGCGAACAGCAGCAGCACCCCCAGCAGGCCGATGACCGTGCGCTGCACGCGGCAGTACGGGCAGACATAGGCCAGCCCGCTCCATTCAATTGCCCAGGCCAACAGGCTGATCAGCACGGCCACCGCGGCGGCCGTGTACAGAACCTTCGGTGGAATTGTCATGCTGCCGGTGTGTGCCACGCCACGCTCCTGTGCTGTGCAGACCCGGCAGCGTAGCGTGATTGCCGGCGAAGTGGGTCAGCGCAGCGGATCGGCCGCCACGCCCTCATGGGTGATCTTCGCCGGCAGGATGTGGCCCTGCGCATCGAATTCCATGCGCTCGATGGCGGTCACGCGGTGGTCGCGGGCGCTGTCACCCAACGGGCGGCGATGGTAAACGATGTACCAGCGGTCGGTACCCGGCACCTGGATGACCGAGTTGTGGCCCGCGCTGGTGGCAATGGACGCGTCCTGCTGCAGCACTTTGCCGACACGCTTGAACGGCCCCGTGGGTGCATCGGCAATGGCATAGGCCACCGAGTAATCGGGGCCACCCCAGCCGCCCTCGGACCACATGAAGTAATAGCGGCCACCGCGCTTGAACATCAGCGAGCCTTCCACGTATTCCGGTGCCGGCGTGATTTCCTTGAACAGCGTGCCATCGGCCAGCGGCAGCACGCCGGTGAAGTCATCTTTCAGGCGCACGATGTTTGCGTGCTTCCAACCGCCGTAGATCATGTACCAGGCGCCGTCGTCATCCTTGAACACGAACTGGTCGATGGGCTGCGCGCCATTATGGAAAGCGCCGACCAGCGGCTTGCCGAGCAGGTCCTTGTAAGGCCCTTCCGGGCGGTCGGCCACGGCCACCCCGATGCCACCCGGTTCGCTTTCGGTCTTGATGTCGTTGGCGGCGAAGAAGAAGTAGTACTTGCCGTTGTTTTCCACCACGGATGGCGCCCACATCGCGCGCTTGGCCCAGGGAACGTTCCGCGCGTTGAGGACATCGGCATGCTTCGTCCAATGCACCAGATCGGGCGACGAAAACGCATCGAAGGTGGTCTGCGCGTCGTACTCGGCGGAGGTGGTCGGGAATATCCAGTAGCGGTTGTTGAATACCGCTGCTTCCGGGTCGGCATACCACCCTTTCAGGATCGGATTACCCGAGGTGGCCGGCGGCGCAGCCTGCGCGCCCGATGCCAGTGCCGCTGCCATGCAGGCGGCCATCATCCACTTGCCCAACGCCATGCCGTGCGCTCCCGTGCTGGATAGATGGGAGCATATTAGATCGATTCAGATGCGGAATGCGAAGGCGGCCCCACCCCGTGCGCGGGAATGGGACGCAGGCCTCAGGCTTTCTTGATGACGGTGCGCTTGCCGATGTTGCTGGTCTTGCCGGCGGTTGGTTTGGCCAGACCCGGAATCAGGAAATCGGTGACCTTGTGGCCCATGGACACCTTGTGTGCCAGCCAACGCGGCATGCGGCCACGGCCGGTCCAGGTCAGGCGCTTGTATTCCGGATCGCGGTATTTGGCGGCGACCTTGCCGGTTTTACGACGGGCGGGTTTACGCGCGGGTGCGGCGGTTTCTGCGGCTTCATCGCCGAAGAGTTCTTCGATGGTGTAACCGGCTTCAGCGGCGGCGACCTTCAGCAGGCGGCGCACGGCGGCGGCCGGGCGGCGGGTGGTGATCAGGGCTTTGCGCTGTTCAGCCGCAGCCACCAGTGCGCCCAGCTCCCGGAGGCTGAGCGATTCGATATTGATAGTCATGCGGGGAAAGGTCTACTGCGGCGGGCTGGGTGTCAAGTTTTCTTTACTGTTGCAGAACATTTCCAGCGAAACTCTACGCTCTGCAGCCATTCCTGTTTTGGCGCCTTGGGGTGACGCGCACGGGACTATGTTTCAACCCTTTTTTTGAATATTTTCATATTCGGCGCCTCCACGGGATGGCACAATTTTCAGGAGGATCTCGTTTCAGTGCGTTATCACAGGTGAGGGCTGATGATCTCCGGAATACTTACTCAAGAGCAGCATCTCCACGCACTTCGCCTGCATCGGCGGAAGGCCGTAAAGGTGCTGGTAGGGGTGCTGCTGGGGTGCGCAGTTGTCGGCATTGCCGCGCTCGCCGTGGGCCATCACTTCCCCGGCCTGGTCTTGGTTGGCGGCAGCCTCTGCGGAGTAGTCGGTGCATTCGTCCAGTCCAGGCTGGCGCTGCCACGCCAGATCGCCAAGATCCATCGTCAGCAGGCGAGCCTGCACGCGCACTACACCTACAGCTGGGACGACGAGTGGCTCAGCGTTGCATCGGAGCATGTGCAGGCCAAACGGCGGTGGTCGGATTACATCAAGATGCGGGAAAGTGATGAGCTGCTGCTTCTCTACCATTCGGACGTCATGTTCGAGGTTTTCCCGAAAGCATGGTTCAACGAACAGACGCAGATCAATGAGTTCCGTCGACTGGCCTCGCGGGCGACAGGCTAAGCATTACGAAGAATGCAATGGGTGGCGCGTGGTTCAGAGCGCTGTTGCAGCTACTCTGGTGACAACAGGACTGCCGAAGTAGACCAGCATGCGCTCGATCGTACTCCCAGTTGTTCTTTCCATTCTGACCGTCCCAGCAACCGTTCAAACAGTTGCCCGCCCACCCTCCCCTCCAGTACCGCCAGCGGAGGCGTATCAGTGGATACATATGACGGGGACGGTTGAGCATGCGCTCAAGCTTGGACTGACAAGAACGCTTTGGGAGGAGACCTCAAAGGAGGGGGAGTCGCAGGACCATTTCGTGTCACGCATCGGCCGATACGCTGCCATGATTCTAGAATCAAGTCGGGCGACGATCTGTGGCCAATTGGAATACTCCGCCGACAATCGCAAGAAGATTCAGCTGAAGACCACTTCTTCGGCAGCCGACTGTGCAGCCACTGGCTCAACGCTGCCCTACGTTTTTGTCAAAGGCTCTGAACCTGACGCTGAAAAAACAAAGCCATTTCTAAGCGAGCTCACGGGTCCAACTTATGCAGTGACCCGCTCCGGAGTGGAATTCAAGAATGGCAGATCGAGCAGACATGTCATTACCTATGGCGAAAGATTGTTCGACGTCTCGTCACGGTGAATGCAATCATGCGCTCCTCAGTATT
Above is a genomic segment from Stenotrophomonas sp. ESTM1D_MKCIP4_1 containing:
- a CDS encoding KGG domain-containing protein, giving the protein MATAPHGTQNRGFASMDEDKQRAIAAKGGRAAHASGNAHEFNSAEARVAGRKGGVAISRNRQHMAAIGREGGHARHANAQRQRQQEQQTPAASTWPRSTPGQQS
- a CDS encoding PA2169 family four-helix-bundle protein, coding for MSTQSTIEHRLNDLIEIARDGKSFYEEAATKVKDTELSALFVRIAGVKARIVSSLSSAVAATGGKPAEHGTMVGSMQQFYGKVRAAFGDTNYGYVAELEESEDRLLAAFKDVLNDNDLPPAVRQEVTAWLPEVQDCHRVMRDRKHAMKAA
- a CDS encoding glycoside hydrolase family 43 protein produces the protein MALGKWMMAACMAAALASGAQAAPPATSGNPILKGWYADPEAAVFNNRYWIFPTTSAEYDAQTTFDAFSSPDLVHWTKHADVLNARNVPWAKRAMWAPSVVENNGKYYFFFAANDIKTESEPGGIGVAVADRPEGPYKDLLGKPLVGAFHNGAQPIDQFVFKDDDGAWYMIYGGWKHANIVRLKDDFTGVLPLADGTLFKEITPAPEYVEGSLMFKRGGRYYFMWSEGGWGGPDYSVAYAIADAPTGPFKRVGKVLQQDASIATSAGHNSVIQVPGTDRWYIVYHRRPLGDSARDHRVTAIERMEFDAQGHILPAKITHEGVAADPLR
- a CDS encoding H-NS histone family protein, translated to MTINIESLSLRELGALVAAAEQRKALITTRRPAAAVRRLLKVAAAEAGYTIEELFGDEAAETAAPARKPARRKTGKVAAKYRDPEYKRLTWTGRGRMPRWLAHKVSMGHKVTDFLIPGLAKPTAGKTSNIGKRTVIKKA
- a CDS encoding YcxB family protein; translation: MISGILTQEQHLHALRLHRRKAVKVLVGVLLGCAVVGIAALAVGHHFPGLVLVGGSLCGVVGAFVQSRLALPRQIAKIHRQQASLHAHYTYSWDDEWLSVASEHVQAKRRWSDYIKMRESDELLLLYHSDVMFEVFPKAWFNEQTQINEFRRLASRATG